A region from the Bos indicus x Bos taurus breed Angus x Brahman F1 hybrid chromosome 9, Bos_hybrid_MaternalHap_v2.0, whole genome shotgun sequence genome encodes:
- the TAGAP gene encoding T-cell activation Rho GTPase-activating protein isoform X2, whose translation MRRLSSSSDVSAASEPELKTSLFDQPLSAICSDNTLPGPIQDILTILCLKGPSTEGIFRKAANEKARKELKEELSSGGVVDLRSLPVHLLAVVLKDFLRSIPLKLLSCDLFEEWMGALAKQSEEDRIEALKQVADKLPRPNHLLLKHLVSVLHVISKNSEVNRMDASNLAICIGPNVLSPENEHNLSLEARRDLNDKVKTLVEFLIDNCFEIFGEDFPAHSRIASDDSLEHTDSSDMSTLQNDSAYDSNDPDHDVEPAGSPSSQPPGPPELAAGGVEPRAPLRPWEPVVNTTARLKGFLGQPDRRYSDPSTTFSPECLEGRRANPKLTRSEDDFTAVAQAASRFAGEEAEDPFPEEVFPAAEGRAQRPRDLGEWSPTQGSVSPCARVPKAPSSGSLDAFSDSSPLASPSSPKRNFFTRHQSFTKAEKSKPNREIKKHSMSFSFTSHQRGLTKMRSFGATKSKGCPRDQEKRGSKKESQLAGRIVQESSSDAPGQAVLGFNSGAYALSVEDVFRLVDQRHPGRPPSYEEAVRLQALELAPRGGQTVGSLRARVLSLDAGLLPPLPAHPHGDSRNIRGPEPLDGLRGGLGTETWRQSCAPKDAAGRVMVPGTSELQRLRTASESQQKGRQAVLARRCSQPVFDAEQLRFAKESYI comes from the exons ATGAGAAGGCTTTCTTCTTCATCAGATGTTTCTGCAGCTTCGGAGCCAGAATTGAAGACATCCCTTTTCGATCAGCCCTTGTCAGCCATCTGCAGTGACAACACGCTCCCGGGACCCATTCAG GATATTCTCACGATTCTATGCCTGAAAGGCCCTTCCACTGAAGGAATATTCAGGAAAGCAGCCAACGAGAAAGCCCGCAAAGAGCTGAAGGAGGAGCTCAGCTCCGGAGGTGTGGTGGACCTGAGAAGCCTCCCTGTGCACCTCCTGGCGGTGGTCCTCAAG gaCTTCCTCAGAAGTATTCCACTGAAGCTCCTGTCCTGTGACCTGTTTGAGGAGTGGATGGGTGCCCTGGCCAAGCAGAGCGAGGAGGACCGGATCGAGGCCCTGAAACA GGTTGCAGATAAGCTCCCACGGCCCAACCACCTGCTGCTCAAGCATCTGGTCTCCGTGCTCCACGTGATCAGCAAGAACTCCGAGGTCAACCGGATGGACGCCAGCAATCTCGCCATCTGCATTGGGCCCAACGTGCTGAGCCCGGAAAACGAGCACAATCTATCGCTGGAAGCCCGGAGAGACCTGAACGATAAG GTTAAGACACTGGTGGAATTCCTCATCGATAACTGCTTTGAAATATTTGGGGAAGACTTTCCAGCACATTCCAGAATTGCTTCTGATGACTCCCTGGAACACACGGACAGTTCAG ACATGTCGACCCTGCAGAACGACTCAGCCTACGACAGCAACGACCCTGACCACGACGTGGAGCCTGCGGGCTCCCCAAGCTCGCAGCCCCCAGGGCCCCCGGAACTGGCTGCTGGCGGCGTGGAACCCAGAGCCCCGCTGCGCCCTTGGGAGCCCGTGGTCAACACCACGGCCAGACTAAAGGGCTTCCTCGGGCAACCTGACCGGAGGTACTCAGACCCCAGCACCACATTCTCCCCGGAGTGCCTCGAGGGCAGAAGAGCAAACCCGAAACTCACGCGAAGCGAGGACGACTTCACTGCCGTGGCTCAGGCAGCCTCCCGCTTTGCCGGCGAGGAAGCCGAGGACCCGTTTCCAGAGGAGGTGTTTCCTGCAGCCGAAGGCCGGGCCCAGAGGCCCCGGGACCTGGGGGAGTGGAGCCCGACTCAGGGCTCCGTGTCACCGTGCGCACGGGTCCCCAAAGCCCCCTCCAGCGGCTCTCTGGACGCTTTCTCCGACAGCTCGCCCCTGGCCTCTCCTTCCAGCCCCAAAAGAAACTTCTTCACCAGACACCAGTCTTTCACCAAGGCTGAGAAAAGCAAGCccaacagagaaattaaaaagcactCCATGTCATTCTCCTTCACCTCTCACCAAAGAGGGCTGACCAAAATGCGCAGCTTTGGAGCCACGAAGTCCAAGGGCTGCCCCCGAGACCAAGAGAAGCGAGGTTCCAAGAAAGAAAGCCAGCTCGCCGGCCGGATCGTCCAAGAAAGCTCGTCGGATGCCCCCGGCCAAGCCGTGCTGGGCTTTAACTCGGGGGCCTACGCCCTCTCGGTGGAGGATGTGTTCCGGCTGGTGGATCAGAGGCACCCCGGCCGCCCCCCCTCTTACGAGGAGGCCGTGAGGCTCCAGGCGCTGGAGCTCGCCCCCCGCGGGGGCCAGACAGTGGGCAGCCTGAGGGCCCGCGTGCTGAGCCTGGACGCGGggctcctgcctcccctccctgcccacccccatggGGACTCGAGAAACATCCGCGGGCCGGAGCCCCTGGACGGGCTCCGAGGGGGGCTGGGGACTGAGACCTGGAGGCAGAGCTGCGCCCCTAAGGACGCGGCAGGACGGGTGATGGTCCCCGGGACATCCGAGCTGCAGCGGCTGAGAACCGCGTCCGAGTCGCAGCAGAAGGGCAGGCAGGCCGTCCTGGCCCGGCGGTGTAGCCAGCCCGTGTTTGACGCCGAGCAGCTCCGATTCGCTAAGGAATCCTACATCTAG
- the RSPH3 gene encoding radial spoke head protein 3 homolog, translated as MARSEARRQAREKRPRAVPEERALRERRQPRPRREPLESGAGDHRRPPQASAGAAGHASFMRRLVDQEDAGGQSQEPEVLGRTGNLPRKPASQNSPEAPPLDGTLGCWATGAGAAGGFGGAQNRPCVAPTSCPGNLPARPPPFLPPLLASRNPCPWHYVHLSGSHDTLVPTCFEAKLHQKGSGPTPSATSTLAERASPAMATYTYTSRPRALPCQRRRYRDDLMQQPEEPVHYGNIMYDRRVIRGNTYALQSVPLPGQPDPVEIQRQQQARRRAFARKRAQEQLRPRTPEPVEGRKHVDVQTELYLEEIADRIVEVDMECQTDAFLDKPPTPVFIPAKTGKDVATEILEGELFDFDLEVKPMLEVLVGKTIEQSLLEVMEEEELANLRASQYAYEELRNIELAEVQRLEEQERRHREEKERRKQQQWQVVHKHNETSQKIAARAFAQRYLADLLPSVFDSLRDGGYFYDPVERDIEIGFLPWLMNEVDKTMESSMVGRTVLDMLIREVVERRLNLYEQKEGRHASVRPENGLGGPGGTREPLVGFESQDQGASQAQRPLPDRDSLQRTPYDARYAERVSSQERRLAEENDELTEMRKSSKREELSQ; from the exons ATGGCCCGATCAGAGGCGCGGCGGCAGGCGCGGGAGAAACGGCCAAGGGCGGTCCCCGAGGAGCGGGCTCTGCGTGAACGGCGCCAACCCAGGCCCCGCCGAGAGCCCCTCGAGAGTGGGGCCGGGGACCATCGCCGCCCTCCTCAGGCCTCTGCTGGGGCCGCCGGGCACGCCTCCTTCATGCGCAGGCTCGTTGACCAGGAAGACGCGGGTGGGCAGAGTCAAGAACCGGAAGTGCTCGGGCGCACTGGCAACCTTCCCCGGAAGCCCGCCAGCCAGAACAGCCCCGAGGCTCCGCCCCTCGACGGAACGCTGGGTTGCTGGGCAACCGGCGCGGGCGCCGCGGGAGGGTTCGGTGGTGCCCAGAACCGTCCCTGTGTAGCTCCTACTTCCTGCCCCGGCAATCTCCCGGCCCGCCCGCCTCCCTTCTTGCCGCCCCTCCTCGCATCACGGAATCCCTGCCCTTGGCACTACGTGCACCTCTCCGGCTCCCACGACACTCTAGTGCCCACCTGCTTCGAAGCCAAGCTTCATCAAAAGGGAAGCGGGCCGACCCCAAGCGCGACCTCCACGTTGGCTGAGCGCGCCTCCCCGGCCATGGCCACCTACACCTACACCAGCCGGCCCCGGGCCCTGCCCTGCCAGCGCCGCCGTTACCGGGACGACCTGATGCAGCA ACCTGAAGAACCTGTGCATTACGGAAACATAATGTATGACAGAAGGGTGATCCGAGGCAACACGTACGCCCTGCAGTCAGTACCACTG CCTGGGCAGCCTGATCCTGTAGAGATTCAGAGACAGCAGCAGGCTAGGAGGAGGGCTTTTGCCAGAAAACGAGCCCAAGAACAGCTCAGACCGCGTACACCCGAACCTGTGGAAGGCAGGAAACATGTGGACGTGCAGACAG AACTATACCTTGAAGAAATTGCCGACCGCATAGTAGAAGTTGATATGGAGTGCCAAACAGATGCATTTTTGGACAAACCACCAACACCAGTCTTTATTCCTGCCAAAACTGGCAAAGATGTGGCCACCGAAATTCTAGAAGGAGAG CTGTTTGACTTTGATCTTGAAGTTAAACCAATGTTAGAAGTTTTGGTGGGAAAGACCATCGAGCAGTCTCTTCTGGAAGTGATGGAAGAAGAAGAGTTGGCGAACCTGCGGGCCAGTCAGTACGCATATGAAGAGCTTCGCAACATCGAGCTTGCTGAAGTCCAGCGACTTGAAGAGCAGGAGAGGCGACACCGGGAGGAAAAA GAACGTCGGAAGCAGCAGCAATGGCAGGTGGTTCACAAGCATAACGAGACTTCGCAGAAGATCGCGGCCCGAGCATTTGCACAGCGTTACCTGGCCGACCTCCTCCCATCAGTTTTTGACAGCCTTCGGGATGGTGGCTACTTTTATGATCCCGTTGAAAGAG atattGAGATAGGATTCCTCCCATGGCTAATGAATGAAGTTGACAAAACCATGGAGTCCAGCATGGTGGGAAGAACGGTGCTTGAca TGTTGATTCGTGAGGTGGTTGAGAGAAGACTGAATCTCTATGAGCAGAAGGAGGGCAGGCACGCCTCTGTGAGGCCTGAGAACGGACTCGGTGGTCCCGGAGGAACAAGAGAGCCCCTGGTGGGTTTTGAATCCCAGGATCAGGGTGCATCCCAGGCCCAGAGACCCCTTCCAGACAGAGACTCCCTACAGAGAACGCCGTACGACGCAAGGTACGCGGAGAGAGTGTCGTCCCAGGAGAGGCGGCTCGCAGAAGAAAATGACGAACTGACAGAAATGAGGAAATCCTCCAAGAGGGAGGAGCTGTCACAATAG